The Kogia breviceps isolate mKogBre1 chromosome 4, mKogBre1 haplotype 1, whole genome shotgun sequence genome window below encodes:
- the PRR16 gene encoding protein Largen isoform X2: MPEKVVDQIDTLTSDLQLEDEMTDSSKTDTLNSSSSGTTASSIEKIKVQANAPLIKPPAHPSAILTVLRKPNPPPPPPRLTPVKCEDPQRVVPTVNPVKTNGTLLRNRGFPGAPNKIPNGDICCKPSSNLDKAPVQPLMHRPEKDRCPQAGPRERVRFNEKVQYHGYCPDCDTRHHIKNREVRSHSEPVHPPGKLPPHDPAQPPPLHLPPFPLENGGLGISHSNSFPPLRPAPVPPPTAPKPQKTILRKSTTTTV, encoded by the coding sequence GTGGTTGACCAGATAGATACcctgacttctgacctacagCTGGAGGATGAGATGACCGACAGCTCCAAAACGGACACCCTGAATAGTAGCTCAAGTGGGACAACAGCCTCCAGCATAGAGAAGATCAAAGTGCAGGCCAACGCCCCCCTCATTAAACCCCCAGCCCACCCATCTGCTATCCTCACCGTCCTGAGAAAGCCAaaccctccacctcctcctccacggTTGACACCTGTGAAGTGTGAAGACCCGCAAAGAGTGGTGCCCACTGTCAATCCAGTAAAGACCAATGGCACCCTTCTGCGAAACAGAGGCTTTCCAGGGGCACCAAACAAAATTCCAAACGGAGACATTTGCTGCAAACCCAGCAGTAATTTGGACAAGGCTCCAGTGCAGCCTCTGATGCATAGACCTGAAAAAGACAGGTGCCCCCAAGCAGGGCCTCGGGAACGAGTTCGGTTTAATGAAAAAGTCCAGTACCATGGCTATTGTCCTGACTGTGACACCCGGCATCACATAAAAAATAGGGAGGTCCGCTCACACAGCGAACCTGTCCACCCACCAGGAAAGCTCCCTCCCCATGACCCTGCCCAGCCTCCTCCCCTTCATCTCCCTCCTTTTCCACTAGAAAATGGGGGCCTAGGAATAAGCCACAGTAACAGCTTCCCCCCACTCAGACCTGCACCTGTGCCTCCTCCCACTGCACCAAAACCACAGAAGACGATCTTGAGGAAATCAACCACTACAACAGTGTGA